A portion of the Saccharomyces paradoxus chromosome XV, complete sequence genome contains these proteins:
- the TUF1 gene encoding translation elongation factor Tu (Mitochondrial translation elongation factor Tu~similar to YOR187W), translating into MSALLPRFLTRTAIRAPGNPLRLSSVISRAFSLTATSYAAAFDRSKPHVNIGTIGHVDHGKTTLTAAITKTLAAKGGANFLDYAAIDKAPEERARGITISTAHVEYETAKRHYSHVDCPGHADYIKNMITGAAQMDGAIIVVAATDGQMPQTREHLLLARQVGVQHIVVFVNKVDTIDDPEMLELVEMEMRELLNEYGFDGDNAPIIMGSALCALEGRQPEIGEQAIMKLLDAVDEYIPTPERDLNKPFLMPVEDIFSISGRGTVVTGRVERGNLKKGEELEIVGHNTTPLKTIVTGIEMFRKELDSAMAGDNAGVLLRGIRRDQLKRGMVLAKPGTVKAHTKILASLYILSKEEGGRHSGFGENYRPQMFIRTADVTVVMRFPKEVEDHSMQVMPGDNVEMECDLIHPTPLEVGQRFNIREGGRTVGTGLITRIIE; encoded by the coding sequence ATGTCAGCTTTATTACCAAGATTTCTCACAAGAACAGCTATTAGAGCTCCTGGAAATCCTCTGAGGCTCTCCTCAGTGATTTCTAGGGCCTTTTCTCTAACTGCTACTTCCTACGCAGCTGCTTTTGATCGTTCCAAACCGCATGTAAATATAGGTACGATCGGCCATGTTGATCATGGGAAGACGACTTTGACCGCAGCCATTACCAAAACTTTAGCTGCAAAAGGTGGTGCCAACTTCTTAGATTATGCTGCCATTGATAAGGCTCCAGAAGAAAGAGCTCGTGGTATCACAATTTCCACCGCTCACGTTGAATACGAAACGGCTAAGAGACATTATTCTCACGTCGACTGTCCAGGTCACGCTGAttatattaaaaatatgATTACGGGTGCTGCCCAAATGGATGGTGCTATCATTGTTGTGGCTGCTACCGATGGACAAATGCCCCAAACTAGAGAACATTTGCTGCTGGCTAGACAAGTTGGTGTCCAACATATAGTCGTTTTTGTTAACAAGGTTGATACTATTGATGATCCAGAAATGCTAGAATTAGTCGAAATGGAAATGAGGGAGCTATTAAACGAATACGGCTTTGACGGTGACAACGCCCCAATTATCATGGGTTCTGCCCTTTGCGCTTTGGAAGGTCGTCAACCTGAAATTGGGGAGCAGGCTATCATGAAGCTTTTGGATGCAGTTGATGAGTATATTCCTACACCTGAAAGAGACTTGAACAAGCCTTTCTTGATGCCCGTTGAAGATATCTTTTCTATCTCTGGTAGAGGCACCGTGGTCACTGGTCGTGTGGAAAGAGGTAACTTAAAGAAGGGTGAAGAATTAGAAATTGTTGGTCACAACACTACCCCTTTGAAAACAATTGTTACTGGTATCGAGATGTTTAGAAAGGAATTGGACTCTGCTATGGCAGGTGACAACGCCGGTGTCCTACTTAGAGGTATCAGGAGAGATCAATTGAAGAGAGGTATGGTCCTAGCTAAGCCAGGCACCGTTAAAGCTCATACCAAGATTCTAGCCTCtttgtatattttatcCAAGGAGGAAGGTGGTAGGCATTCCGGGTTTGGTGAAAACTACAGACCACAAATGTTTATAAGAACTGCTGATGTTACAGTTGTGATGAGGTTTCCTAAGGAAGTTGAAGATCATTCTATGCAAGTTATGCCAGGAGACAATGTTGAAATGGAATGTGATTTGATTCATCCTACCCCATTAGAAGTTGGTCAACGTTTCAATATTAGAGAAGGCGGTAGAACTGTTGGTACAGGTCTAATCACACGTATTATTGAATAG
- the SPR1 gene encoding glucan 1,3-beta-glucosidase (Sporulation-specific exo-1,3-beta-glucanase~similar to YOR190W) — protein sequence MVSFRGLTALTLLFTKLVSCNPVSTKNRDSIQFIYKENDNVYSAIDGQTINEKVHGVNLGGWLVLEPYITPSLFEVFRTNPYNDDGIPVDEYHFCQKLGYEKAKERLYNHWSTFYKEEDFAKIASQGFNLVRIPIGYWAFTTLSHDPYVTAEQEYFLDRAIDWARKYGLKVWIDLHGAAGSQNGFDNSGLRDSYKFLDDENLSATMKALTYILSKYSTDVYLDTVTGIELLNEPLGPVIDMERLKNLLLKPAYDYLRNKINSKQIIVIHDAFQPYNYWDSFLNDEKKEYGVIIDHHHYQVFSPVELTRKMDERIKIACQWGYGALSEKHWSVAGEFSAALTDCTKWLNGVGLGARYDGSWAKDNEKSHYINSCTNNENVALWPEERKQDTRKFIEAQLDAFEMTGGWIMWCYKTEDSIEWDVEKLIQHNLFPQPINDRKYPNQCR from the coding sequence atggttTCGTTTAGAGGGCTGACTGCGCTAACGCTACTTTTTACTAAATTAGTAAGCTGCAATCCTGTTTCCACTAAAAATAGGGATTCTATACAGTTTAtttataaagaaaatgataatgtATACTCTGCCATCGATGGTCAAACcattaatgaaaaagttcatgGAGTTAATTTAGGTGGATGGCTAGTATTGGAGCCGTATATAACACCTTCTTTATTCGAAGTTTTCCGCACAAACCCGTACAATGATGACGGTATTCCTGTTGATGAATACCATTTTTGTCAAAAGTTAGGCTACGAAAAAGCAAAGGAACGCCTTTATAACCATTGGTCGACATTTTACAAAGAGGAAGACTTCGCAAAGATTGCTTCTCAAGGCTTCAATTTGGTTAGGATTCCTATTGGGTATTGGGCCTTTACAACGTTGAGTCATGATCCCTATGTTACCGCCGAGCAGGAATACTTTTTGGACCGGGCTATCGATTGGGCTAGGAAATATGGTTTGAAAGTATGGATTGATCTTCATGGAGCGGCTGGTTCACAAAATGGATTTGATAACTCGGGGTTGAGAGATTCATATAAGTTTCTGGATGATGAGAATTTAAGTGCCACCATGAAAGCTTTAACGTACATTTTAAGCAAATACTCAACTGACGTATACCTCGATACTGTTACTGGAATCGAATTGCTCAATGAACCGTTAGGACCAGTTATCGACATGGAGaggctgaaaaatttgctTTTGAAGCCGGCTTATGACTACCtaagaaataaaattaatAGTAAGCAAATCATTGTCATACATGATGCTTTCCAACCCTACAATTACTGGGATAGCTTTTTAAATGATGAGAAGAAGGAATATGGCGTCATAATtgatcatcatcattaccAAGTGTTCTCACCGGTGGAattaacaagaaaaatggatgAACGCATAAAAATTGCCTGTCAGTGGGGATATGGTGCCCTAAGCGAGAAGCATTGGTCCGTAGCAGGCGAATTCTCGGCGGCCTTGACAGATTGTACAAAGTGGTTGAATGGAGTTGGCCTTGGCGCCAGATATGATGGAAGTTGGGCTAAAGACAATGAGAAATCACATTACATCAATTCGTGCACAAACAACGAGAATGTTGCCTTGTGGcctgaagaaagaaaacaggACACCAGAAAGTTTATTGAGGCCCAATTAGATGCTTTTGAAATGACTGGGGGATGGATAATGTGGTGTTACAAGACAGAGGATAGTATCGAATGggatgttgaaaaattgatcCAGCATAACCTTTTTCCGCAACCTATCAACGATAGAAAATATCCGAATCAATGTCGCTGA
- the MSB1 gene encoding Msb1p (similar to YOR188W), with translation MNDMAKPLPTPPTVEIRKSRSNSPRKAQKTNTSPNKNRNNVKSVPESKGRTTNEHDNIEDEEFEFFHQFSREKVKGVIHVITAELKEKGPDVEFLMIPFRPEQTNDKLLTLLNQLFPLGNGQPVNEKRQLKIISKTDVWTLFQCLKYIWCRLPNSEIIGWKSYMEFKFREEDKEFPRKSFLEIMPQCLASPNHASIVYDFFDLIISISSNSRVNKMSARKISKMCAIWAFSKQKPNSDVQDYDFESGAIESSAPNNSIQDGLDQWIPASDAMFHLLLAFLRSFVPQDLESAKLPRTLKSLLFNNQYPPRKSTAYTSETILTIPLVTLKTDVFSRKPWQLLERCNDLLDFTDHDAFEAREDYALLKSLFRKKNTVEGISRKMSQESRRLMKAMSTKHSTFQPGWAPRKCIENVSHLKECIEVKRLDIDDYFIWTWLSSLSFEQTSEKKKIFGRSIILEFEFDGFKKWVVFQECDVTLDYNKKGQFKRKSSVHSSSAEKEQPPDFELADQPLSKSPTLSQTYKKFQAEVPQQSTIQRDSAPDNQGIYHTVISKNALAKNKHNVNLHSFEHKISKWNPLNNLRKKGGSNSSSSSSFENKSKDAPIREEYHTGKNHKSKKEERVLSEFSTLNPDEYQLPVIETDSSTFKIDIPELMYEHDDDEGEKGPAVLMNNELANPHIKAADSTIEELNGMVEEMMFSEPEDVKISITEAETFESLTKFDQYKPSNITDDDLQSSHSSAIHSLKLSTNTNDSCADSSKYTADRKLVEPRKVSEESKLNDDSSSYYSPNINNLPKSRMPSQPTYSNSDSKKVSTNESRLNVLQGAANPPQQVIPKPPRRAPGNSISPVQQKCYQNDRRDELSPASAPVPSSAYSPVRSPQFSTTSAGFKQNTLNMPVGYKEPAHVLANQQPMMYRDQHNYPPQQQKQRPFQNTIVPPELKFRNQRTEDLPISQHTVPVKQGVPNVPSNVPLYQQMERMNPIYQHPVNNHKVTQLPHHKNATNAYGKGHADNVQMLDGKWGNHPPRMMPKGVRSNQYPQQHVNRYTPQAQPVVPAEYYNGPPPMQAPPMMSHMIPAQEPVHYTAGANRRSFPQSMKQNAYAVPVQPMGALNGEFYLPEAPQGNKLHGNINKRQERKKLYDNIRSGNFGI, from the coding sequence ATGAACGATATGGCAAAGCCTCTCCCTACTCCACCAACTGTTGAGATCAGGAAAAGTCGATCAAATTCACCAAGAAAAGCTcagaaaacaaatacaagCCCCAACAAGAATCGCAATAATGTGAAAAGTGTACCTGAATCAAAAGGAAGAACCACAAATGAGCACGATAATATAGAGGATGAGGAGTTTGAATTCTTCCATCAATTTAGTCGGGAGAAAGTGAAAGGCGTCATACACGTAATCACTGCTGAACTTAAGGAAAAAGGTCCAGAtgttgaatttttgatgatacCGTTCAGGCCGGAACAAACGAACGACAAATTATTGACATTATTAAATCAGTTATTCCCACTAGGAAACGGACAACCAGTTAACGAAAAAAGGCAGCTAAAAATTATTTCCAAAACCGATGTCTGGACTTTATTTCAGTGCTTGAAATACATTTGGTGCAGACTTCCAAATTCAGAAATTATAGGTTGGAAATCTTATATGGAATTTAAATTCAGAGAAGAGGATAAAGAATTTCCTCGAAAATCATTTTTAGAAATCATGCCTCAATGTCTGGCATCTCCAAATCATGCATCGATCGTTTacgatttttttgatttgattatctcaatttcatcaaattcaagagTTAACAAAATGAGTGCcagaaaaatatcaaagatgTGCGCAATCTGGGCATTTAGTAAACAGAAACCAAATTCCGATGTTCAGGATTACGATTTTGAATCAGGCGCTATAGAGTCATCTGCTCCTAATAATTCCATACAAGATGGGTTAGATCAATGGATTCCTGCTTCGGATGCCATGTTTCATCTACTCTTAGCATTTTTAAGAAGTTTCGTTCCTCAGGATCTTGAATCTGCAAAACTGCCGCGAACACTTAAGAGTTTATTGTTCAATAATCAGTATCctccaagaaaatcaacaGCGTACACATCAGAGACAATTTTAACCATTCCCCTAGTGACTTTAAAGACAGATGTGTTTTCGAGAAAGCCTTGGCAATTATTGGAACGCTGCAATGATCTTCTAGACTTCACCGATCATGATGCCTTTGAAGCAAGAGAAGATTACGCTTTATTAAAGTCTTTATtcagaaagaaaaacacGGTGGAGGGAATTAGCAGGAAAATGTCCCAGGAGTCAAGAAGATTGATGAAAGCAATGTCTACCAAACATTCAACATTTCAACCAGGTTGGGCTCCCAGAAAATGTATTGAAAACGTTTCTCATTTAAAAGAATGCATCGAGGTTAAAAGACTAGATATTGATGattattttatttggaCTTGGCTGTCATCCCTTTCTTTCGAACAAACAtccgaaaaaaaaaaaatatttggaagaTCTATTATACTAGAATTCGAATTTGATGGATTTAAAAAATGGGTGGTTTTCCAAGAATGTGATGTAACATTAGATTACAACAAAAAGGGTCAGTTCAAGAGAAAGAGTTCTGTGCACTCATCGTCGGCCGAAAAGGAACAACCTCCCGATTTTGAGTTAGCGGATCAACCTCTCTCCAAGTCACCTACATTATCTCAAACCtacaaaaaattccaaGCTGAGGTACCTCAGCAAAGTACTATTCAAAGGGATTCAGCGCCCGATAACCAAGGAATTTACCACACAGTCATTAGTAAAAATGCGTTGGCCAAGAACAAGCATAATGTGAATTTGCATTCGTTTGAACATAAAATCTCCAAGTGGAATCCTTTAAACAACCTACGAAAGAAAGGTGGTAGTAACTCTAGTAGTTCGTCTTCTTTTGAGAACAAGAGCAAGGACGCTCCCATCCGTGAAGAGTATCATACAGGCAAAAATCAtaaatcaaagaaagaagagcGGGTTCTATCTGAATTTAGCACACTTAATCCAGACGAATATCAATTACCAGTCATCGAGACCGATTCATCAACTTTTAAGATTGATATACCAGAATTAATGTACGAacatgatgatgatgagggTGAAAAGGGCCCTGCCGTCCTAATGAACAACGAACTTGCAAATCCACACATAAAAGCCGCTGACTCAACCATTGAAGAACTAAACGGCATggttgaagaaatgatgTTTAGTGAGCCAGAAGATGTGAAAATATCCATAACTGAGGCGGAAACTTTCGAATCATTGACAAAGTTTGATCAATATAAACCATCCAATATAACTGACGATGACTTACAAAGTAGCCATTCAAGCGCCATTCACTCTCTGAAATTGAGTACCAATACAAACGATTCATGCGCTGATAGTTCCAAATACACCGCTGATAGAAAATTAGTGGAACCAAGAAAGGTTTCCGAGGAATCTAAACTCAATGACGATTCATCTTCATATTATTCTCCAAATATAAATAACTTACCGAAGTCAAGGATGCCTAGTCAACCAACTTATTCAAACTCggattcaaaaaaagtatcCACGAATGAGTCTCGCCTGAACGTCTTACAAGGCGCGGCTAATCCGCCACAACAGGTAATACCAAAACCACCAAGAAGAGCACCTGGAAACAGCATATCTCCTGTTCAGCAGAAATGCTATCAAAACGATCGTAGAGATGAACTGTCACCTGCGAGTGCACCAGTTCCGTCTTCTGCATATTCACCTGTGAGGTCTCCCCAATTTTCCACAACCTCGGCAGGATTTAAGCAGAATACGCTTAATATGCCTGTCGGATATAAAGAACCTGCTCACGTTTTAGCAAACCAACAACCTATGATGTATCGGGACCAGCATAATTATCCTcctcaacaacaaaaacaacGCCCTTTCCAAAATACTATTGTGCCCCCAGAACTAAAGTTTAGAAATCAACGAACAGAAGATTTACCAATCTCCCAACATACGGTGCCAGTGAAACAAGGTGTGCCCAATGTGCCATCTAATGTTCCATTATATCAACAAATGGAACGCATGAATCCAATCTACCAGCACCCTGTAAATAATCACAAAGTAACTCAGCTACCACATCATAAAAACGCGACAAATGCTTATGGAAAAGGCCATGCAGACAATGTGCAAATGCTAGATGGAAAGTGGGGCAACCATCCGCCACGGATGATGCCCAAGGGGGTTCGCTCCAATCAATATCCACAACAGCATGTTAACAGGTATACACCGCAGGCTCAACCTGTTGTGCCCGCAGAATATTACAATGGACCTCCGCCTATGCAAGCACCCCCAATGATGTCCCATATGATACCAGCTCAGGAGCCAGTGCACTACACGGCTGGTGCCAACAGGCGCAGTTTTCCCCAAAGCATGAAGCAAAATGCCTATGCCGTACCCGTTCAGCCAATGGGGGCTCTAAATGGTGAATTTTATCTACCAGAAGCTCCCCAGGGAAACAAACTGCATGGAAACATTAATAAGAGACAggagagaaagaaactatATGATAACATTAGGAGCGGAAACTTCGGAATATAG
- the IES4 gene encoding Ies4p (Component of the INO80 chromatiin remodeling complex~similar to YOR189W), translated as MSQESSVLSESQEQLGNNPKIEDTSSASANPRDNSKPVLPWDYKDKAIEIKSFSGYKVNFTGWIRRDVREKRQNQAVDTTSDIKESDDKSTGKKEPADEDPEGKEFEEEREDRLES; from the coding sequence ATGTCCCAAGAAAGTAGCGTTTTATCCGAATCACAGGAACAACTTGGTAATAACCCTAAAATAGAGGACACGAGCTCAGCCTCTGCCAATCCCAGAGATAATAGCAAACCCGTACTTCCGTGGGATTACAAAGATAAAGCGATAGAGATCAAGAGCTTCAGTGGCTATAAGGTCAATTTTACTGGCTGGATAAGAAGAGATGTGAGGGAAAAACGTCAAAATCAAGCTGTAGATACTACATCCGACATTAAAGAATCAGATGACAAATCCACGGGGAAAAAAGAACCAGCGGATGAGGACCCTGAAGggaaagaatttgaagaagagagAGAAGACAGATTGGAATCGTGA